One bacterium genomic window, CTGATAATTTTCCAGGTCAAAGTCATTGCTCATTCTGGGAAGGACCAACGATACCGACGTGAGGCTATCGAGAAGCCCACACAGCAGGTTCTTGGTGCTGAACGCCTCATGCGCAAAAAGGGAAGAACCCCACCCTTGACAGCGGCCTCGGGAGCAAAAGAGGCAATTGAGATCTCCGCTTTCGACCGAATCTATCTCGTTGTAGTTACCTTGGGAGATGGAAACGTTGGACTTCCAACGGTCCAGGTACTCAAGGGAAGAGTTGTGCATACCTTTGATCGCAGTTTTGCGTTGATTCTAAGTGAGCTTGATACAATCGCGGACTTTGTGCGCTACCTCGGCGCCAAAGAAGAAATGCTCGGACCGCGAGAGTTAACGATCAGCGGTCGAGAGGAGGACCTGCTCGCCGACTACGTCCAACACGGTAAGTCACTTGCACACTTGACCAATGTTGGCGCGATACAATATCCAGTGGGCTTCGCAGAGGGGCTATTTCAAGACGCGAAGTATCTGTCGAAGAAAGAGGCGGATAATGCAAGTTACCTCTGGGATCATTTCATAGAACTGGGCAAGTCTGACCCAGACCCAATATACAGACATGTGGTTCGAGAACTATCGCGACTCGATCGCGTACAAAGGCGAGCCGTAAGTGCTGCGTTTATTAGCGCCTCCTTGGTAACCAAGAAACTGGAAAAGGCTTAATTCGCTATTGGACCTGCGAACAAATGGATACGGCTTACGTGTTCTACTTTTGCAGTCACGGGTTATCGCGAGATGAGCGCCGAACCGTCTTGGGAGATATGTGTTTTGTCACGCGAGACAAGTTCAGGGACAAACAAAAAGTTATCGGAATCTCTACCTCTGCCGGTTGCCCTAAGTTCCAGCTGTATGAGTTTGTCTATCTGTACGCGGAGAACTGGGGGGAAGACGAGCAGCGGAAGAGCGAGATTCGCGCAAATACAGGGTTAATGCTGGGCGTCAAAGAATTCAGAGGAACGATTCGTGAGTACCCTATACTTCTCAAGCCTGAGCCAGTGCATTTCAAAGGGCCCAACGAAAATGTAAGCACGAAAATCGCAAGAAATGAGCAGTGCCCTTGCGGAAGTGGGAGGAAATATAAGCGTTGTCATGGTCGCTGACCAACACGTCACGCCTTCTCGGATTTCCTGAGGGTAGTGCTTAGCCGGTCGCCGCCATCCATTAAGTCTCTGGAAGGAGACACAGCAAAGGTGAAATGGTAATGCGGGAGCGTCACTCCGGGCAATGACTGACAGCATTCTCCGAAATTCTTACCGGAATTGCATGGACAAAAATCGCCAGGCTCCATCTCTTCAAATGCTGACCGGGGATACCACTTAGTAGTGTTCTTTACATCCCATGCGTGCCATGGTGACTTCAGCCTATCCATCAAATACTCAAGTACCGCGTAATCATATCGATCTCCTCTTTCCGATGGAGTTGCGCCGGACGGGAAACAGACCGAATATTTCTGAAACGGATTGTTCACCAACGCTATGTGGTCAACCTTTACGTCTTGCACAATGCGACCGCACAATTCACCATCGTAGATTTCGCCGGGATAGTGACCACAATGATGCCTGAGTGAGACGATTAGTCCACAGATGTTGCACTTCTTGCTTCCGTATAGCAAGGCTGGACTAAAGAAGAATCGATATGGGAAAATGGATTGGTAAGCTCTAGTCCGATTCCTATAAATTCCAGATAGTACTTGTCAGGCGAAAGAGCGAGATGGCGTGAAAGAAATATTAGCTTTATTTCAATTTGTTCGAGATCACACCATGCGCTATAGAACTCGGCTGAGCTCAAGCTACGAAAAGTCTGTACATACAGCAATTGAATGTCTAATATCTGTTGATAACACCAGATTTCTTTGGCAATGCCTTGCCTCCCAGCGGCAACCGCATGAGACTTCTCGCGTGCCAGCACATTGCGAATAGTTTCGACTGTGGATGGCCTTGATCGGCGCTTTCTAACATTGCGAAGAAATGTCAGGATGCACTTGAGCGTCATCGCCATTATCTATACCTTTGGCCGCTTCAATGACCTTGTCTAGGTGTTCGATTGGTCCATTATAGACAATTTGCCGTGATGCCCCGTCTTCGAAAACAACGATGACTTTCAACTTGATCCTTTGTCCTGACTCTTTGTCGGGACGTCGAACTTGAATGTAATTAACCAAGACACTGACCAATATCGGCAGGGCTATATCACGGACTACTATGTCTGCCAATATCCACCAGTCAAAGTGCAATGCGAGTTCGTGATAGTCTTTCTCAGACACGCAAAAATCTACGTGATGTCCACTGGGAAGATTGTCCCTCAAATATAGGAATAGCGATTCTGTGTCTTCTGGAAACGCGAGTGGTACCTGATCTGAATAGTTCTCCAATGGCACGAGTAGCACTGAAGCCCGAAGAAGATCCGGTCGAAGTGTTGCATCCACATACGGACGATTGACCCAAGAATGAAAGTTCTCCTTGCATGGAGCAACATTTATGCTGTAGTCTGACTCAGCTGCCAAATCGCTGAACTCCTTTCTTGAACGAGACAGGATGACGAAGAAGACCTCTGCAAATAGGATAGCGATGCATGACATGTGCGTAAAGAAGAAATTGCTCTGCCAAATCGAATTGTGATAAAGCGTGTAGGTGATTGATAGATAAGGCGTTCAGGCGGCACGTAAGGTAGACACCAATTCGAGTCGAGACACTCCAATAGAAGGAAAACTGGCCCCCCGGTATTTGATCTCAACGCTTTCTCAACATCCCTCTATTCATGACTGGTTCTTTAAGTTCACCTTTGGTGCTGCCCGCTTTCAGGTCAGTGACCGGCACTACTGAAGAAGAATTCGTTTTGTGTCCGCTAGCCGCGGTACACGGGAGTCCGAACTCCGCGGGCACGCCGGTGAGATAGTTAATGAGTCTTGACAAGTCAGAAATATCAATGTGACAATCGCCTGACAGGTCAGCTGCCTGCGGAGAGTCCAGGACATTCGATCGACGGATCATGTATGCGATCAGAGCGGAGAGGTCAAGAAGATCGATCTTTCGGGATAGATCAATATCGCCTTGTCGCCAAGTCCAGAAGCTTCCAACTGGCGACCAAAGAGTATCCCCCGCATTATTGGTCGCTTTGACGCGCCACCAATAGCGGGTATTGACCGCCAGAGGTTCAGTCAAAGTGAACGTGGTGTCAGTCAAAGTATCCCTGACGAGCCAAGGACTTAGAAGAGAATCATGACACACTTCCAACCTATATGTGGAAACCGTTCTAGGGTCAGGATCTTCGGCGGTCGACCAGACAAGTTTTGGGCATAAGGACGGAATAGCGTTGGATTCCAGAAGTGATGGAGAGAGAAGCATGAGGTAGATCATTGGTTCCTGGACGGAATTGAGCCAGAACGGCGAAGGAGTTGCCCAAGGTGAGTACTCAAATCCATCCCAAGCCCGAATTGACCACCAGTAAGCACCATTCTCAGTGAGCGATGCGTATGAATTCCATCTGACGGTACCGCTCTCCTGTTCATGAATCCCCGTCGTACTGTCATACCCGTGCTGCATAGAACTATCGTGCGCGACATAGAAGTCAAAGGTCAGGGGATCGCTTTCCGCATCGCCATTAGATGATGCGGCGAAGTGTGCCAGATAGTCGTTGATCACTTGAACCACTGGCGAGACAGGCGTCGGAATATTGGGGAGTGAGTTCACGCGAAAAGCAAACTGCCTCCACTCCGACCATTCTGAGCCGACAGCCACCTTCAGACGAACCCAATACTGTTTCCCTCGCTCCAGAGTGGCTCCCTGGTAACTTATGGAAGTATCGGCGCTTTGCGTTGGCCCGGAATCCCACAATTCTGCGCTTGACCAGTCAGAGTCAGTGCCAAGCATGATATGAAACGCAGTTTGGGGCGCCAATCCGGCAGCAACGGGGAGCCACACGAATTTTGGTGTGACGGTGCGAACATGGGCAAGTTCTTCGTGCTCTATAAGGAAAACGCGCACATGCACACCAGATTGCACGAGATAAGGATAAACGCCAATATCGTTTCTGGAATGGTCGAGGTCATTATAGCGTGTGTCGGGATCGCCGGCATCAATACATGGCGAAGAACCATCGAGGTGATAATCCCCACTCAACGGATCAGCAAAGACAGGATCAGCCAACAAGTTGGTGCCATCCAGTGCGGGGGGGCTAAAGACTGGGTCGATATCCTTAACGTTTTTCCAGAAGAGATTGTATCGAATGGTACCGGAGGAACGCAGGATGCCGGTGATTCGCGATCGGGTGAAGATGTTGTTCTCTACCAATCCCGGTCGCGAAAAATTGGCGGCATAGACACCGACGTCATTACTGTCGAAAACATTGTTCAGGATTCGAGCCGTCCCTCTTTCCAGGAAAACACAGCCGAGGCCGGTACAGTCGTAGAAGACATTACGTGTGATGAGTGGGTCGCCGTCATTGCAGGCAATGACGACAGACGAACTCGACACGTGAGCACTCCTGAAGTAATTACCGGTGATTGTCGGGCTGGCATTGGCAAGGATGTATATAAAGGGTCCTGAATGGTTGCCGGTGAGGGTGAACCCAGTCAACACGGCACCCTCCGCTTCGGTCTTGCGAAAGTCAGCCACGGTGTAACTCTGCGAAGCCGGGATTAACGTAGTTACCGAGGGGCCATCGGTTGAAGCGACCACGACGGCTTTGCCATTGTAATTCAGAGCTACACTGTAGCTACCCGGACTAACCAGGACAGAATCACCATCTATGGCGGTGGCCAAAGCGGTTTCGATGGTTAGGACTTCTCCGGGAACCCGGAATTTTCGCGGAAACCGGATATGGAATCCAGATTCCGTCCAGCGGCTCCACTGCACGCCATCAAACAATCGCACTCGAACAAAGCAGACATCACCTTCGAACAGTGAGACTCCTGAGTAGCTGACAATCGAGTCGGAAGACATGATCACGCCAGGTTGCCAGAACTCTGCAACCGTCCAGTCTCGATCGACTCCAACTTCCACCTCATAGGCAACCTGGGTACGGCCGGTCGATGATCTGAACTTCCAGGAGATGCTTGGGTTTGTCGACACCACATATCCATAACTGGCCGGCAATGTCGCCAGATCGAAGAGACGAGACGGATAGTTGGCGTCGAAAGGAACTGCGCCAATGTCGTTTCGAGTTCCATCAGGATCGAAGTAGATCGCCTCTGGATTGCCGGCATTAATGGCCTGAGAAGCGGGTTGGAGTGAAAAGTCAAGCCCGTTGGGATCAACCATCAAAGGATCCACCGAGAGGTTTCCCGTGCCGGGGACTGCGCCTGAGTAATAGTCTGGATGGTTGTTCCACACGAGGTTGTATTGTTGCGTCGCGTAGTTGTTTCCCCATATGCCGTAGTCGGTAGAGTTGATGACCATGTTGTTCATGGCAATGCCAGGGCCGGTGGAGAAAAATCCGCGAGGGTTGTTCGTGAATGTGTTGTTAAGTATGCGGGGTGCCGCAGGAGCGTAGCTGCCAATGCAGGCAAAACCTTTGGTATTATGGCAGAATATATTGTTCCGGATAATGGGCGCTCCGTTACTGATGCGGATGATCATCCCGTCGCCATCGGCTCCCTGAAATCGAGTGAAGATATTATTGCAGATGATGGGGGTCGCGCTGCCGCCAATACCAATGGCGGTGGTCGTTCCCTTTTCAAAGGTAAATCCAGAGATGACCGCGGACGAATCCTCGTCTTGACCAACTGTTATGGTGCACGCTCTGAGGAAGGTGGAGGATGGTCCAAAGGCAGATACCAGGGCCACTCTCTTGCCGCCGAAGTTGACCTGTTCGGTATAGATTCCTGGGAAGACCAGGATCGAATCCAGCTGCTCGGAGGCGCTGATGGCGCTTTGGATCGTTGGGTAGTCAAAGGGTACGCGGATCTGTCGGCCGAGTAAAATAGTGAAGCCTTCTTCGACCCACTCTCCCCAAGCTGTACCATTGGACAGACGAATACGCACGACATACGATTCGCCGTCTTCAAGCGCAGTGCCGCCGTAAAGGATTGAAGTATCGGCGGAAGTGATCTCGCCCGTGCTCCATAGCTCAGCTTCAGTCCAATCCCAATCGGTGCCGACCTCTACCTCAACCGCTGCCTGCAAGTATCCCTCACGGTCGAGAAATTTCCAAGTGAAGGTCGGGGTCAGCGAGCGAATCAGGTCCG contains:
- a CDS encoding SEC-C domain-containing protein codes for the protein MDTAYVFYFCSHGLSRDERRTVLGDMCFVTRDKFRDKQKVIGISTSAGCPKFQLYEFVYLYAENWGEDEQRKSEIRANTGLMLGVKEFRGTIREYPILLKPEPVHFKGPNENVSTKIARNEQCPCGSGRKYKRCHGR
- a CDS encoding SEC-C domain-containing protein, coding for MQDVKVDHIALVNNPFQKYSVCFPSGATPSERGDRYDYAVLEYLMDRLKSPWHAWDVKNTTKWYPRSAFEEMEPGDFCPCNSGKNFGECCQSLPGVTLPHYHFTFAVSPSRDLMDGGDRLSTTLRKSEKA
- a CDS encoding right-handed parallel beta-helix repeat-containing protein; amino-acid sequence: MYLLSVLLVLVLLSVGVSANTIYVPDQLFSIQQAIDISSDGDSILVRPGTYTENINFHGKSVILVATHGARSTILKPSYGWPLIRLINGEEHAVIRGFTLIGASVTNVVLINSHAYAEISECIVTGYTSGEVAIRCETDSSLISHNLFYGNQGLSCVGIYSGSAQIINNTFDANNRGFFCLTGQGVGRNNLVTNSIQYGIAGSFAALEYNNAWQNHSNYESGARAGVGSLSVDPLYWNIPGRDYRLLPTSPCIDAADPDPRYNDSDGSRGDIGAYNLNYPALPLPVLVISPRGSSDLIRSLTPTFTWKFLDREGYLQAAVEVEVGTDWDWTEAELWSTGEITSADTSILYGGTALEDGESYVVRIRLSNGTAWGEWVEEGFTILLGRQIRVPFDYPTIQSAISASEQLDSILVFPGIYTEQVNFGGKRVALVSAFGPSSTFLRACTITVGQDEDSSAVISGFTFEKGTTTAIGIGGSATPIICNNIFTRFQGADGDGMIIRISNGAPIIRNNIFCHNTKGFACIGSYAPAAPRILNNTFTNNPRGFFSTGPGIAMNNMVINSTDYGIWGNNYATQQYNLVWNNHPDYYSGAVPGTGNLSVDPLMVDPNGLDFSLQPASQAINAGNPEAIYFDPDGTRNDIGAVPFDANYPSRLFDLATLPASYGYVVSTNPSISWKFRSSTGRTQVAYEVEVGVDRDWTVAEFWQPGVIMSSDSIVSYSGVSLFEGDVCFVRVRLFDGVQWSRWTESGFHIRFPRKFRVPGEVLTIETALATAIDGDSVLVSPGSYSVALNYNGKAVVVASTDGPSVTTLIPASQSYTVADFRKTEAEGAVLTGFTLTGNHSGPFIYILANASPTITGNYFRSAHVSSSSVVIACNDGDPLITRNVFYDCTGLGCVFLERGTARILNNVFDSNDVGVYAANFSRPGLVENNIFTRSRITGILRSSGTIRYNLFWKNVKDIDPVFSPPALDGTNLLADPVFADPLSGDYHLDGSSPCIDAGDPDTRYNDLDHSRNDIGVYPYLVQSGVHVRVFLIEHEELAHVRTVTPKFVWLPVAAGLAPQTAFHIMLGTDSDWSSAELWDSGPTQSADTSISYQGATLERGKQYWVRLKVAVGSEWSEWRQFAFRVNSLPNIPTPVSPVVQVINDYLAHFAASSNGDAESDPLTFDFYVAHDSSMQHGYDSTTGIHEQESGTVRWNSYASLTENGAYWWSIRAWDGFEYSPWATPSPFWLNSVQEPMIYLMLLSPSLLESNAIPSLCPKLVWSTAEDPDPRTVSTYRLEVCHDSLLSPWLVRDTLTDTTFTLTEPLAVNTRYWWRVKATNNAGDTLWSPVGSFWTWRQGDIDLSRKIDLLDLSALIAYMIRRSNVLDSPQAADLSGDCHIDISDLSRLINYLTGVPAEFGLPCTAASGHKTNSSSVVPVTDLKAGSTKGELKEPVMNRGMLRKR